Sequence from the Populus nigra chromosome 17, ddPopNigr1.1, whole genome shotgun sequence genome:
CTCTtcgatttcattttttaatctaaaaccaTAATATTATCAACCCCAACATTACATGATTCATGTCTTTCAACATAAAGACAAGCTTTCAACTCTTAGTATTACCCAAAAAAATGATCCCAAGAATCCAATGACCTAATAATTAGCACTTAATTATTCcattaatcttattttaattatgttcgcAATCATTAAACTAATCCCATTTACTCAAAACCAAGACTACCTAACGATAATATCGAAACAAATATTACCCTTTCGCTCTTTCTATGGTAGAAGGACTAACAAactctctcttttaattttccctcattttctttctttccaaacAGACCCTCCATAAGCTCTTTTCTCTGACACAACTCTGCTTGGATTTGTCACTTTTCACTTAAAAGCTCTTCGCCTTTAAgaatctttctctctctcaaaaacccacaaaaaatctcctcttttttcactttgatcatGCTTCAAAGCTTAATTCCTCAGTCTCCGATCAATTCCACAGACCCCAACAATTCTTCCTCCCCCTCCATGAAATCCAAGCGCGCCGCCGCCGAACTTACCGCCGGTGAATCCTCCGGTGAGGACCCTTCATCCAAACGGGTCAGTTACGAAAAGTCCACCACGGAAATCGACTGCGGAGGAGACGACGGCGGCGAGGCAAGTGGGCTCCGGCTGCTCGGGCTCTTGCTGCAATGTGCGGAGTGTGTTGCTATGGATAATCTAAATGACGCGACGGACCTTTTGCCGGAGATAGCGGAGCTTTCGTCGCCGTTTGGATCGTCGCCGGAGAGAGTGGGAGCGTACTTTGCACATGCTTTGCAGGCGCGTGTGGTTGGTTCTTGCCTCGGTACGTACTCACCACTCGTGTCAAAATCAGTAACGCTAACTCAGTCGCAGAGATTATTCAATGCTTTGCAGTCATATAATTCAATCAGCCCTCTGGTCAAATTCTCTCATTTCACAGCTAATCAAGCGATTTTCCAAGCTTTGGACGGTGAAGATCGTGTCCACGTTATCGATTTAGATATAATGCAAGGACTTCAATGGCCAGGATTGTTTCATATCTTAGCTTCTAGGCCTAAAAAGATTCGGTCCATGAGAATTACCGGGTTTGGATCTTCATCGGAGTTGCTTGAGTCAACCGGGAGGCGACTCGCCGATTTCGCGAGCTCACTCGGGCTCCCCTTTGAGTTTCACCCTTTAGAGGGTAAGATTGGGAATGTGACAGATTTAAGTCAGCTCGGGGTGAGGCCGAGAGAGGCTATTGTAGTACATTGGATGCATCATTGTTTGTATGATGTAACAGGGAGTGATTTAGGGACGCTGAAGTTGTTGACTTTGTTGAGGCCCAAATTGATCACGACCGTTGAACAAGATTTAAGTCACGGGGGAAGTTTTTTAGGGAGGTTCGTAGAGGCATTGCATTATTATAGTGCCTTGTTTGATGCACTTGGGGATGGATTAGGTGTGGACAGCGTAGAGAGGCATATGGTGGAGCAGCAATTGTTTGGTTGTGAGATTAGGAATATTGTTGCTGTTGGTGGACCTAAGAGGACCGGTGAGGTTAAGGTTGAGAGATGGGGTGATGAGTTGCGACGGGTCGGGTTTGAACCCGTTTCGCTTGGCGGTAGCCCGGCTGCTCAAGCTAGTTTGTTGCTTGGGATGTTTCCATGGAAAGGGTACACTTTGGTTGAGGAAAACGGGTCCTTGAAATTGGGGTGGAAGGACTTGTCCTTGTTGACTGCCTCTGCGTGGCAGCCGTCGGATTGAATTATGGATAATGGGTTTGATCGGAGTCAAATGCGACACCAAAATGGGAAATCTGTGTTGATGATTGATGGCATTGGATCAATGGTAATGGGgtgattttatgttttgtaaTAATGGACAAGAAGTTTTCCGCTCCCTTTTGAGACAACCTTAATTTATTCAGGGAAGTTTTGGAAGATTTAGATGGTCAATTGAAGTTCAAATGTTCACTTTGTTGTAATTCtttgaagagaaagagagtaGTTCTCTATTTTTAATCCAAAGTAGCATcacttttgaagaaaaagtttCTTCAGAAAggtgagaagaaaagaaaggaagataGTTCCAATTAACTTGGAGGTAGTTCATTAAACTTGTAAATgttgatttcaagtttttttttttttaaataattgcaCTTGATTAATAATCCATTTGAATATTCGAGAATTGGGTCATTTGGTGTTTGATTCGATGATTGGGGCCTGGGAGGTTAGTGTTCGTGTCTTGGTTTATTTTATGCTTGTGGGGTTGCATGGAATTTAGGAGCAGACAGACATGGGAGTGTCTGTGATTCCGAACTAGAAGTTTGGTCCATCTGTGAATAATTCACTTCTTTTTATCCTCTGTCATGGCAGCTATTTTTGTTTGCCCCACTGTATCTTCTGCGTCTCATGAACAGAACTTGTAGCAACAGATCAAGGatgtgtggatttttttttaaaagtaaatgcTTCTGGTATATAAACTTTAGTCTCAATTTTGAACACCACAAGACGCGGATAAGTTCAAATCCAGTTCGAGTTCGAGTGGATGTGGGTGGTGGTCCTAACTAGTCAAATGTGGACCTGCCTACGTTATCAGCTTTGTAGGGATGTTTATGTAACCATGAGATACAACCAAGTCTCAACTAAGTCTAAGAAGAGGCCTGAGTTGCGAGGCTAATTGTTccgtaacttttgattcgatcgTTGAATTATATTCAAATCTTGCTATAGAACTCTTCAAATCTTGCTATAGAACTCTTTGGGTTGTTTGCGCGCGTCGGTGCTGTTTTTGTTTGCATCATAGCATAGATAAactatttaaatttaacaaGTAGATTTGTTTCATGTATTATCATTTCGGTTTAAACTTGATCTTGGTAGGATCAACTCAGAGTTGGGAAACAGCTTGGGAGTTGAGGGCTGGCAATTGAGAAAAGACGTGTGTGGAATGTGAATTCTGAGAGAGAGGATTTGCTAGGGTTAAGAAAGTTGTGGGTGTGGTGAACAGAATTATATCCCAGGAaagcaaaagaagaaacaatATACAAGACAAGAAACACAGCTAATGAGTGGTAAAGGCCAAGCAAATGAGTCCAACGCATGTGATGCACCATAGGAATTGAAAGCAAAGCTTGTGATGTAAGATGGAGGCTACTTTCCATGGCGCCAGCAATCCTCTAGCTCAA
This genomic interval carries:
- the LOC133677531 gene encoding scarecrow-like protein 23 isoform X2; amino-acid sequence: MLQSLIPQSPINSTDPNNSSSPSMKSKRAAAELTAGESSGEDPSSKRVSYEKSTTEIDCGGDDGGEASGLRLLGLLLQCAECVAMDNLNDATDLLPEIAELSSPFGSSPERVGAYFAHALQARVVGSCLANQAIFQALDGEDRVHVIDLDIMQGLQWPGLFHILASRPKKIRSMRITGFGSSSELLESTGRRLADFASSLGLPFEFHPLEGKIGNVTDLSQLGVRPREAIVVHWMHHCLYDVTGSDLGTLKLLTLLRPKLITTVEQDLSHGGSFLGRFVEALHYYSALFDALGDGLGVDSVERHMVEQQLFGCEIRNIVAVGGPKRTGEVKVERWGDELRRVGFEPVSLGGSPAAQASLLLGMFPWKGYTLVEENGSLKLGWKDLSLLTASAWQPSD
- the LOC133677531 gene encoding scarecrow-like protein 23 isoform X1, translating into MLQSLIPQSPINSTDPNNSSSPSMKSKRAAAELTAGESSGEDPSSKRVSYEKSTTEIDCGGDDGGEASGLRLLGLLLQCAECVAMDNLNDATDLLPEIAELSSPFGSSPERVGAYFAHALQARVVGSCLGTYSPLVSKSVTLTQSQRLFNALQSYNSISPLVKFSHFTANQAIFQALDGEDRVHVIDLDIMQGLQWPGLFHILASRPKKIRSMRITGFGSSSELLESTGRRLADFASSLGLPFEFHPLEGKIGNVTDLSQLGVRPREAIVVHWMHHCLYDVTGSDLGTLKLLTLLRPKLITTVEQDLSHGGSFLGRFVEALHYYSALFDALGDGLGVDSVERHMVEQQLFGCEIRNIVAVGGPKRTGEVKVERWGDELRRVGFEPVSLGGSPAAQASLLLGMFPWKGYTLVEENGSLKLGWKDLSLLTASAWQPSD